Proteins from a genomic interval of Syngnathus typhle isolate RoL2023-S1 ecotype Sweden linkage group LG15, RoL_Styp_1.0, whole genome shotgun sequence:
- the LOC133167944 gene encoding lissencephaly-1 homolog A-like: MVLSQRQRDELNRAIADYLRSNGFDGAYSTLKKEADLDMNEDVDKKFAGLLEKKWTSVIRLQKKVMELESKLNEAKEEMSHGGPASQKRDPKEWIPRPPERYALSGHRAPVTRVLFHPVFSVMVTSSEDATIKVWDYEAGDFERTLKGHTDSVQDISFDQTGKLLASCSADMSIKLWDFQGFECIRTMHGHDHNVSSVAIMPNADHILSASRDKTIKMWEVATGYCVKTFTGHREWVRMVRPNQDGSLIASCSNDQTVRVWAVSSKECKVELRDHEHVVECICWVPDSAHPTVLEATGAQNKKSAKAGPFLLSGSRDKTIKMWDVAIGICVMTLVGHDNWVRGVLVHPGGGFILSCADDKTLRIWDYKNKRCTKTLNAHEHFVTSLDFHKSAPYVVTGSVDQTVKVWQCR, from the exons atggtGCTGTCACAGAGACAAAGAGACGAACT AAATCGAGCCATCGCCGACTATCTGCGCTCCAACGGATTTGATGGCGCGTACTCCACCTTGAAGAAGGAGGCCGACTTGGACATG AATGAAGACGTGGATAAAAAGTTCGCTGGGCTCTTGGAGAAGAAGTGGACCTCTGTCATCCGCTTACAGAAGAAG GTGATGGAGTTGGAGTCCAAGCTGAACGAGGCCAAGGAGGAGATGAGCCACGGCGGGCCGGCCTCTCAAAAGAGGGACCCCAAAGAGTGGATCCCGAGGCCCCCGGAGAGGTACGCCCTCAGTGGCCACCGCGCTCCCGTCACCAGGGTCCTCTTCCACCCCGTCTTCTCCGTCATGGTCACGTCCTCCGAGGACGCCACCATCAAG GTGTGGGACTACGAGGCAGGGGACTTTGAGCGGACGCTGAAAGGCCACACCGACTCGGTTCAGGACATCTCCTTCGACCAGACGGGCAAGCTGCTGGCCTCGTGTTCGGCCGACATGAGCATTAAGCTTTGGGACTTCCAAGGCTTCGAGTGCATCAGGACCATGCACG GCCACGACCACAACGTGTCGTCCGTCGCCATCATGCCCAACGCCGACCACATTCTGTCGGCGTCCCGAGACAAGACCATCAAGATGTGGGAGGTGGCCACCGG GTACTGCGTAAAGACGTTCACGGGCCACCGGGAGTGGGTGCGCATGGTGCGGCCCAACCAAGACGGCTCGCTCATCGCCAGCTGCTCCAATGACCAGACGGTGCGCGTGTGGGCCGTCTCATCCAAAGAGTGCAAGGTGGAGCTGCGCGACCACGAGCACGTGGTGGAGTGCATCTGTTGGGTTCCTGACAGCGCACACCCCACCGTCTTAGAGGCCACCGGTGCGCAG AACAAGAAGAGCGCCAAGGCCGGGCCTTTCCTCCTCTCGGGGTCCAGGGACAAAACCATTAAGATGTGGGACGTCGCCATCGGGATCTGTGTCATGACTCTG GTGGGCCACGACAACTGGGTGCGCGGCGTGCTTGTGCACCCCGGCGGCGGCTTCATCCTCAGCTGCGCCGACGACAAGACTTTGCGCATTTGGGACTACAAGAATAAACGCTGCACCAAGACGCTTAACGCGCACGAGCACTTTGTCACCTCTCTAG ATTTCCACAAGAGCGCTCCCTACGTGGTTACGGGCAGTGTGGACCAGACAGTCAAAGTGTGGCAGTGCCGTTGA
- the LOC133167960 gene encoding coiled-coil domain-containing 92B-like — protein MEASSELEHHVATVHRAIVFLEQEHLTLLAGLHVEISNLKRRCQELSCELDSRFPHRTTAADLASRCKAAQRLLEEQHGSAATARGELRLGGARASELGRCLRRDERHFLDELKRRSHKISLLNRELQLQKGAAAALFRQLNAARAKLRQQRGARQQGEPLVPQDQDHDEEEDDEQLPSPLLTRASVRAERVRACVPRERVTSPQKPHPMPDPALFLVPLRYRLLLRGGEADDWEDVDEGGGLRGRVDMGAAEGETAL, from the exons ATGGAGGCCAGCAGTGAGCTGGAGCATCACGTAGCCACCGTGCACAGAGCCATCGTCTTCCTCGAGCAAGAGCATTTGACGCTGCTGGCCGGCCTGCACGTGGAGATCAGCAACCTCAAGAGGAGATGCCAAG agCTGAGTTGTGAGCTGGACTCCAGGTTCCCACACAGGACCACAGCAG CTGACCTGGCGTCACGCTGCAAGGCAGCGCAGCGTCTTCTAGAGGAGCAGCACGGCAGTGCGGCGACAGCTCGCGGGGAGCTGCGCCTGGGGGGGGCACGGGCATCAGAGTTGGGACGCTGCCTGCGCCGGGACGAGCGTCACTTCCTGGACGAGCTGAAGCGGCGCAGCCACAAGATCAGCCTGCTCAACCGCGAGCTCCAGCTGCAGAAGGGTGCCGCGGCCGCCCTGTTTCGACAGCTCAACGCCGCCCGTGCAAAGCTGCGCCAGCAACGTGGCGCCCGCCAGCAGGGGGAACCGTTAGTCCCCCAAGACCAAGATcatgatgaagaagaggatgaTGAGCAGCTCCCATCACCGCTGCTCACCAGAGCCAGCGTAAGGGCGGAGCGGGTGCGGGCGTGCGTCCCCCGGGAGAGAGTAACGTCTCCGCAGAAGCCGCACCCCATGCCGGACCCCGCCCTCTTTCTGGTGCCCCTCCGGTACCGCCTCCTGCTGCGAGGGGGCGAGGCGGACGACTGGGAGGATGTGGATGAGGGCGGCGGCCTGCGGGGACGCGTGGACATGGGCGCAGCCGAGGGTGAGACAGCCCTATGA
- the LOC133167927 gene encoding F-box only protein 40-like, with translation MHKHCESCYSRRCRAQVEAGVCCALVACRLHCGALFHSCKEEGHLLLCPCAHVPCLNAAYGCPVRLPRAQLATHLQACPASVVVCCVEWNRWPAIDAHWYPSPDLHRNLMGKCQEGACQDLDLALALKDQKRLFRSLKMKKLFPELTRCTEEEDQEEERMMKEEKRKKQEKKATLEKEAASKIWESFSPFQVSVIPEDEHEDEEETEEEVEELSEQEWEPQGVSEARLRDFNAWESMYSMAMGGCREAGRGQQEVPGVAEKSGVAAEGAHACRVSPLSHLPPEKKALLYNHVEPMKIVAVRTFKVPSSFSAKQGRIRNPGFYRRDHKAVDTSDLQGASENMPVWEEVQASLLCSLEKEQRGHLIAETLCTDGLLQDEGTQTFQFLSAPFASVASLADLTAGRQGELHLQLQLENVSSRHHKASSAFTAVCGHAVRRREYAAHYKNVHSDIQMNVNGWFQHRCPLAYLGCTFSQTRFTPSTHQASVVFTGDLGCFQLRPVSLSAESHVTSCDALSSLPFELLCHVATFLDSLSLSQLALVSRLMREVCSTLLPTRGMVSLRWERTARPEVGVRWSAKHKVWHFSSTFSAVDTWKFRDIPSMSEHLGWCPYFERERRSERFLLPLLLDDKCRHQRNALKARAII, from the exons ATG CACAAACACTGCGAGTCCTGCTACAGCCGGCGCTGCAGGGCGCAGGTGGAGGCGGGCGTGTGCTGCGCCCTAGTGGCATGCCGCCTGCACTGCGGGGCACTCTTCCATTCGTGCAAGGAGGAGGGGCACCTGTTACTGTGCCCCTGTGCCCACGTGCCATGCCTCAACGCCGCCTATGGCTGCCCTGTCCGGCTGCCCCGTGCCCAGCTGGCCACCCACCTGCAGGCGTGCCCTGCCAGCGTGGTGGTCTGTTGCGTGGAGTGGAACCGTTGGCCCGCCATCGACGCACACTGGTACCCGAGTCCTGACCTTCACCGCAACCTGATGGGGAAATGCCAGGAGGGGGCGTGTCAGGACCTGGACTTGGCCCTGGCGCTTAAGGACCAGAAGCGCTTGTTCCGCTCACTGAAGATGAAGAAGCTTTTCCCAGAACTGACCCGGTGTACTGAAGAAGAGGATCAAGAGGAGGAGAGGATGATGAAAGAGGAAAAGAGGAAGAAGCAGGAGAAGAAGGCCACCTTGGAGAAGGAGGCTGCATCAAAGATCTGGGAGTCTTTCAGTCCTTTTCAAGTCAGCGTTATTCCTGAGGATGAAcatgaagatgaagaagagacagaagaggaagtggaggaactGAGTGAGCAGGAGTGGGAGCCTCAGGGGGTGAGTGAAGCTCGACTGCGGGACTTTAATGCCTGGGAGAGCATGTACAGCATGGCCATGGGCGGCTGCAGGGAGGCGGGCAGGGGCCAGCAAGAGGTCCCGGGTGTTGCAGAGAAGTCTGGTGTTGCCGCAGAGGGAGCCCACGCCTGTAGGGTCTCCCCCTTGTCGCACCTGCCCCCCGAGAAAAAGGCCCTCCTGTACAATCACGTAGAGCCCATGAAGATTGTGGCCGTAAGAACCTTCAAGGTTCCCAGCAGTTTCTCGGCCAAGCAGGGTCGCATCCGCAACCCGGGATTCTATAGGAGGGACCATAAGGCTGTGGACACCTCAGACCTGCAGGGGGCGTCAGAGAACATGCCCGTCTGGGAGGAGGTTCAG GCGTCGCTGCTGTGCTCTTTGGAGAAGGAGCAGCGAGGTCACCTGATTGCTGAGACGCTTTGCACCGACGGCCTACTCCAGGACGAGGGCACGCAGACTTTCCAGTTCCTGTCGGCGCCCTTCGCCAGCGTCGCCTCCCTGGCGGACCTGACGGCCGGCCGGCAGGGCGAGCTCCACCTGCAACTGCAGCTGGAGAACGTCAGCAGCCGCCATCACAAAGCCAGCTCTGCCTTCACCGCCGTGTGCGGGCACGCCGTCCGCAGGCGTGAATACGCCGCGCATTACAA GAACGTGCACAGCGACATCCAGATGAACGTCAACGGATGGTTCCAGCACCGGTGTCCACTGGCGTACTTGGGCTGCACCTTCAGCCAAACCAGGTTCACGCCATCCACACATCAGGCCAGCGTCGTCTTCAC GGGGGACCTGGGCTGCTTCCAGCTACGTCCTGTCAGCCTAAGCGCTGAAAGTCACGTGACTTCCTGTGATGCTCTGAGCTCCCTACCCTTTGAGCTCCTGTGTCACGTGGCGACTTTCCTGGACAGTCTGTCGCTGTCCCAACTGGCTCTGGTGTCTCGTCTCATGAGGGAAGTTTGCTCCACACTGCTGCCCACACGAGGGATGGTCTCGCTACGCTGGGAGAGGACGGCCCGCCCTGAAGTGGGGGTTCGATGGAGTGCGAAGCACAAG GTGTGGCACTTCAGCAGCACCTTCTCCGCTGTGGACACGTGGAAATTCCGAGACATTCCGTCCATGTCGGAGCACCTGGGTTGGTGTCCTTACTTCGAGCGCGAGAGGAGAAGCGAGCGCTTTCTGCTGCCACTGCTGCTGGACGACAAGTGTAGACATCAGAGGAATGCACTCAAAGCAAGAGCAATAATTTAG
- the LOC133167967 gene encoding neurofilament heavy polypeptide-like — translation MSEEDNHKTDDKKKRRRKKRKKKKKLCASNIPLQQPVEPNPVLKFPELVQVTPVPRGPTSKRRAPGKKSKDRLREPEPHLASESNTKEPTSAKARELTPAAAREPTLIEAREPTPTEARELKPAGARAPTPAGARAPTPAGARAPTPAGARARAPTPAGARAPTPAEAQDPTPPATPTPTPLEMQERECLRWEGVLQDPQAEEERLEMYRASRRRRYVAQRDAELADPLTRTPRRLLSLDSL, via the exons ATGTCGGAGGAAGACAACCACAAGACGGACGACAAAAAGAAGAGGCGGAGgaagaaaaggaagaaaaaaaagaaactttgtgCTTCAAACATACCTCTGCAGCAACCAG TTGAGCCCAACCCGGTACTCAAGTTCCCCGAGTTGGTGCAGGTAACCCCGGTACCCAGAGGTCCAACGTCTAAACGACGAGCGCCGGGCAAAAAGAGCAAAGACCGCCTGAGAGAGCCCGAGCCCCACCTCGCCTCAGAAAGCAACACCAAAGAGCCAACCTCGGCCAAGGCTCGGGAGCTGACCCCGGCCGCGGCCCGGGAACCGACCCTGATCGAGGCTCGGGAACCAACCCCGACCGAGGCTCGGGAGCTGAAGCCGGCCGGGGCTCGAGCGCCGACGCCGGCGGGGGCTCGTGCGCCGACGCCGGCCGGGGCTCGAGCTCCGACGCCGGCCGGGGCTCGAGCTCGAGCGCCGACACCGGCCGGGGCTCGAGCGCCGACCCCGGCCGAGGCTCAAGACCCGACTCCGCCAGCAACACCGACACCTACGCCGCTGGAAATGCAGGAGAGGGAGTGTCTGAGGTGGGAAGGGGTCCTACAGGATCCCCAGGCGGAGGAAGAGAGGCTGGAGATGTATCGGGCCAGCAGGAGGCGTCGCTATGTCGCCCAGCGAGACGCTGAGCTGGCCGACCCCCTCACCCGAACCCCTCGGCGTCTTTTGAGCCTCGACTCGCTCTGA